In Penaeus vannamei isolate JL-2024 chromosome 4, ASM4276789v1, whole genome shotgun sequence, a single window of DNA contains:
- the LOC138861440 gene encoding uncharacterized protein, which produces MLAQSVLVTGCSRGIGLEFVRQLVSCDKPPAVVIGTCRNPDKAEELQQLAKKYSNLKIIKFDVVDYASLPRVVEEVGRAVGRDSLRGNKAGHGQVPSPDGSAALSRQAFATSG; this is translated from the exons ATGCTCGCTCAAAGTGTTCTCGTCACCGGTTGCAGCCGCGGCATCGGCTTGGAGTTTGTACGGCAGCTGGTATCGTGCGATAAACCTCCGGCCGTGGTCATAGGTACTTGCAGGAATCCGGACAAAGCTGAA GAACTGCAACAACTCGCAAAGAAATATTCAAACCTGAAGATCATCAAATTTG acGTTGTAGACTACGCCAGCCTCCCCCGCGTGGTCGAGGAGGTCGGGCGGGCCGTGGGCAGGGACTCCCTCCGGGGAAACAAAGCGGGTCATGGACAAGTGCCCTCCCCCGATGGTTCGGCGGCCCTCAGCAGGCAAGCTTTTGCGACCTCGGGATAA